A genomic region of Trichothermofontia sichuanensis B231 contains the following coding sequences:
- a CDS encoding adenylate/guanylate cyclase domain-containing protein: MHSKATDLDVSEQRILSAIVFTDGVAFSARMAEDEEKTLRLIRRDLALMRKVCDSFEGQVLKSTGDGLLMSFNSALKAIECAIEIQKLLSDNAVTLPPDQVLAHRIGIHIGDVFISQGDVMGNGVNIAARLQAEAKPWGICISQTVYDVVRRDIPVEAKYLGPRHLKNIPEAIPIYEISPIQAEKLASAPVPSGGLPDDSGSLPRAIASLAQDPDAVRIKKLLYTLCEEKWEKREHILQQANWQDLVQRVIDKTSTLARLKALLSKVVRSINKQTEYTLIAQKIISQLSPCYPDYNETTQGFLAKATNPQIDILSNLPIDVPQERERHYERTAQLPEVPNVPAVVPQEVYDAIAEHLEQHEQATRIKKLIFATSQGYWENDLHVLATASYQDLIQQLRQQNTTFDHLALNLYGIVRTLNRQAEYVLVAETLLSALSSLYPQSQLPPELPHRHYEATEVVPTPPPDLAAPPVAPASAPTETANVPKSPLVYDRFALREEVVRNTNPLRAKIVIASMLYQKFTGSSDDWLWLKEKSLDTLLYDLFCYCEAYDELCDRLCISARFLDEPDLNEQTAEAICAAMKPFYDYIQPNADRIHTFEAILQGKPS; the protein is encoded by the coding sequence ATGCACAGCAAAGCAACTGACTTAGACGTATCTGAACAGCGGATTCTCTCTGCCATCGTGTTTACTGACGGTGTCGCCTTCAGTGCCCGGATGGCTGAGGATGAAGAAAAGACCCTGCGACTCATTCGGCGTGATTTAGCACTCATGCGTAAGGTCTGTGATTCCTTTGAAGGCCAGGTGCTTAAGTCCACCGGCGATGGCCTCTTGATGAGTTTCAATAGTGCTTTGAAGGCAATTGAATGCGCGATCGAAATCCAGAAATTATTATCCGATAATGCAGTTACTTTACCCCCAGATCAGGTCCTAGCCCATCGAATTGGCATCCATATTGGCGATGTTTTTATTAGCCAAGGAGATGTGATGGGTAACGGGGTTAACATTGCGGCTCGACTTCAGGCAGAGGCCAAACCCTGGGGCATTTGTATTTCTCAAACTGTATATGATGTTGTCCGCCGAGATATTCCTGTGGAAGCGAAGTATCTCGGTCCTCGACATTTAAAAAATATCCCAGAAGCCATTCCGATCTATGAGATTTCCCCCATCCAGGCAGAGAAACTAGCGAGCGCACCTGTGCCATCTGGAGGTCTGCCCGATGACAGTGGATCCCTGCCTAGGGCGATCGCCAGTCTTGCCCAAGATCCTGATGCCGTACGGATTAAAAAATTACTGTATACGCTCTGTGAAGAAAAGTGGGAGAAACGCGAACACATCCTGCAACAGGCAAACTGGCAAGATCTGGTCCAAAGAGTTATTGATAAAACCTCAACGTTAGCGCGACTTAAGGCTTTGCTGAGCAAAGTAGTGCGGAGCATTAACAAACAGACCGAATATACACTGATTGCTCAAAAAATTATTAGCCAACTAAGTCCTTGCTATCCCGATTACAATGAAACGACACAAGGATTTTTGGCGAAGGCGACCAATCCCCAAATCGATATTTTATCCAATTTGCCGATCGATGTACCACAGGAACGTGAGCGGCATTATGAGCGCACAGCACAACTGCCGGAAGTTCCCAACGTCCCTGCGGTTGTTCCCCAGGAAGTATATGATGCGATCGCTGAACACCTAGAACAACACGAACAGGCAACCCGAATTAAGAAATTGATCTTTGCCACTAGCCAGGGTTATTGGGAAAATGATCTGCACGTTCTTGCCACAGCCTCCTATCAGGATTTAATTCAGCAATTACGGCAGCAAAATACCACCTTTGATCACCTAGCCCTTAACCTCTACGGGATCGTTAGAACGCTTAACCGTCAAGCTGAGTATGTTCTGGTGGCGGAAACGCTCCTATCGGCCCTGAGTTCCCTATATCCCCAATCTCAACTTCCCCCTGAACTACCCCACCGCCACTATGAGGCCACCGAGGTTGTACCGACTCCGCCCCCCGACTTGGCAGCCCCACCGGTTGCTCCTGCCTCTGCGCCAACAGAGACTGCCAACGTTCCTAAATCTCCCCTTGTCTACGATCGCTTTGCGCTGCGGGAGGAGGTGGTACGGAACACGAATCCCCTGCGGGCCAAAATTGTGATTGCTTCAATGCTGTACCAAAAGTTCACTGGTAGCAGCGACGATTGGTTATGGTTAAAAGAAAAAAGTCTGGATACCCTTTTATATGACCTGTTTTGTTATTGTGAAGCTTATGATGAATTGTGCGATCGGCTGTGTATTTCCGCACGTTTTTTAGACGAACCCGATCTGAATGAACAAACTGCCGAAGCTATTTGCGCGGCGATGAAACCATTTTATGACTATATCCAGCCTAATGCCGATCGGATCCATACCTTTGAAGCTA